In Lodderomyces elongisporus chromosome 2, complete sequence, the following proteins share a genomic window:
- the COQ6 gene encoding Putative ubiquinone biosynthesis monooxygenase (BUSCO:EOG09261031): protein MFVRFVRSLATQATPKLQDVTIIGGGPAGLTLLTALKTSPNLKHLKCTLVEGFSLDKVRDFYSDPPTDYTNRIVSLTPKSIEFMNKLGSWDYIHEDRVKDYDGITAYDSQDASARMSLDITSIGQDTLASMCEVINIQSSLLARLEELKQVESDESNTDASSAGFDILDGTKVVEIVSPAETLVDLENHDLNQPDPTVGNSKLDWPVVKLSNGESIQTRLLIGADGYNSPVRKFAEIESRGWAYNRFGVVACIKLQYEDFRSVGWQRFLTTGPLAILPLTEDNATIVWSSTPQLSELLLKVNEAIFPHLVTAGMVLEEVDLNYIYKVLEKDPNDFSVLKEIEWRLSKFKARDLEENYPLPVVELVPNTRARFPLKMSHADTYIAPRVALIGDAAHTIHPLAGQGLNMGQTDVAALINALEKGVSRGMDIGSTLVLEEYVANAWPGNHVLLGACDKLHKIFSTDFYPLVVARGLGMKSLNYFDDVKGVMMKMISGR from the coding sequence ATGTTTGTCAGATTTGTGCGATCCTTGGCAACTCAAGCTACTCCCAAGTTACAGGATGTCACCATCATTGGCGGTGGACCCGCGGGACTCACTCTTCTTACGGCATTGAAAACTTCACCCAATTTGAAACACTTGAAATGCACACTAGTTGAAGGTTTTTCTTTAGACAAAGTACGAGATTTCTATCTGGACCCACCAACAGACTATACAAACCGTATAGTTTCTTTGACGCCCAAGTCAATTGAGTTTATGAACAAGTTGGGAAGCTGGGACTATATACACGAAGACAGGGTGAAGGATTACGATGGAATAACCGCATATGACTCGCAAGATGCGTCTGCAAGAATGCTGCTTGATATTACCTCAATTGGGCAAGATACTTTGGCTTCTATGTGCGAGGTTATTAATATCCAAAGTTCTCTCTTGGCGAGATTGGAAGAGTTGAAACAAGTTGAGAGTGACGAGAGCAATACTGATGCGTCATCGGCGGGCTTTGACATTCTTGATGGCACtaaagttgttgaaatCGTTAGCCCCGCAGAAACGTTAGTTGATTTGGAGAACCACGATTTAAATCAACCCGATCCTACGGTGGGGAATAGCAAGCTTGATTGGCCAGTGGTTAAACTTTCGAATGGTGAATCCATACAAACACGTTTGTTGATTGGTGCAGATGGATACAATTCACCGGTGAGGAAGTTTGCCGAAATAGAAAGTCGAGGATGGGCTTATAACCGCTTTGGGGTGGTTGCATGTATTAAATTGCAATATGAAGATTTTAGGTCCGTGGGATGGCAGAGATTCCTCACTACTGGTCCTTTGGCAATTTTACCTTTAACTGAAGATAATGCGACTATTGTATGGTCCAGCACCCCGCAATTGAGCGAGTTACTACTTAAAGTTAACGAGGCTATATTCCCCCACTTGGTGACGGCAGGTATGGTGCTTGAGGAAGTTGACCTCAATTATATTTACAAAGTGTTGGAGAAAGACCCCAACgacttttctgttttgaaGGAGATTGAGTGGAGATTATCCAAATTCAAGGCAAGAGACTTGGAAGAAAACTATCCGTTGCCAGTGGTTGAACTTGTCCCCAATACAAGAGCCCGGTTCCCACTAAAAATGTCGCACGCAGACACATACATTGCTCCTCGAGTAGCATTGATTGGAGATGCAGCACACACTATACATCCACTTGCTGGACAAGGGTTGAACATGGGTCAAACTGATGTTGCTGCATTAATTAATGCGTTAGAGAAGGGCGTAAGCAGAGGAATGGATATTGGGTCTACACTCGTGTTGGAGGAATATGTTGCAAATGCATGGCCAGGGAATCATGTGCTATTGGGCGCATGTGATAAGTTGCATAAAATTTTCTCAACAGACTTTTACCCTCTTGTAGTTGCCAGAGGATTGGGAATGAAAAGTTTAAATTACTTTGACGACGTGAAGGgagtgatgatgaagatgattaGTGGTAGATAG